The segment GTCCAGGTGGCCCAGCTGGGCATGGGCACGGGCCTGCCTGGTGGCGAGGAGGGCGTGGACCGCGCCGCCGGGTGCGCCTCCGACGCCCTGACGGGCGATCTTGATCAGGCGAAGCGCCTCGTCGTGCGCACTGCGCCAGGTGGCCTGGTAGCTCAGGCAGGAGACGATGTTCGCCCCGAGCGCGCGGTTGTTGGCCGTGTGCGCGGCGCGGAGTCCGAAGAGGAGGTAGCGCTGGCCGAGGGCGTTGCGACCGAGGTCGCAGGCGAGCCAGCCGGCCAGCTGGGCGAGTTCGGCGAGCACGCTGTGGAGGCGTTGCCCTATGGCCGGATCGTAGGTGCCGTTGCGGGCCAAGTGTGCAGCCCAGTTCAGGTCTTGGGTGATCCAGTCCAGCACCAGCGGGCCGCCCTGGGCATCGTCGAGCCGACGGAGCTGGGCGACGCGGTCAGCGAGGACGTCGATCGCCTGGGGGCTGATCGCCTCGCCAATGGGCCGCCCTGCAACCGGCGCGTCCGGTGTCGTCAGCCAGTCGACGGCCGGGCCGATGAGTCCCTGACCGGACAAGGGCGGCGACACACCGAGGCCGGGACGGAGGGGGCCCGCCGTGAACGCTCCGAGTCCCTCCCAGGTACCGCCCTGCGACCACGGCTGCTGCAGCCAGCCGTCGGCACCAGGCGCGGTGGCTTTCGCCGGCCACAGGGCCTCGGCGGTGATCGTCTCCCTCAGATGGTGCGAGAGGATCGACGCGACGATCTGCGGAAGCGATCCGCGTGGCGTGGAGCCCTTGAGCCAGCCGTAGGGCGCTTTCGGGCTGATGCTGTTCGGGCGCACGCGGTTGATCTCGCGTGCCAGTTTGTCGGGCGACCAGCCGAGTCGCTTGAGGCAGTCGCCGAGAACAGACCCTTCGTCCACAGGTGACCTCGAAGTCCGATGCGGCTGAGAGATTCGACGCCAACGTACAGCAGCCCTCGGAGCCGCCCTCCGTCATTGGGTGAATCTGACCATTCTGACCAACACCTGACCTGACTGACCATCACCAGCCCTTCCCGGCCGAGGTTGCGGTGCGTGATGGTTTCGACACGCCCCGGCCGCCAAGGCGACGAGCCTCGCCACCGGCCGACCGTTGGGCAGCGCGCCTTGATCTGCGCGCATCTCATGTCGTTCGCACTCGACAGCCGTGGCTCTTCGGGGCCGCGCACGGAACTTCGAGGAGAAGGTGATGATCCACATCTTGGGCGGAACGCGGGGCCGACGACGCCGCAGTGCGGCCCGTGACCCGATCGGCTCGGCTCTCACCGGCCTGTGGGCCCTCGGCCATGTCCTGTGCCTCGCCCTGCTCGGGACGGCCGTCCAGCACCAGCTCGCCACGTCGGCCCTCAGCCACACCACGGCGCTCGACGGCACCCACCCGCGCACGCCGCACACGTCCTGACCGTCCGGCGCCGTCGATCCAGACATCAACGACAAGACCCTTGGGGGGACTTCAATGGAGCAAAAGGCAACACCAGGACGCGCCCCGACGCGGGCGGTCGTCACCGGAGCCGCCGGCTTCATCGGCTCGCACCTGGTCGACGCCCTCCTTGGCGAGGGTGCCACCGTCATCGGCGTGGACCGCCGCGACCCTCGCACCGACCCCGGTGCGGCGTCGAACCTGGCGGGAGCCCTCGACCACCCCGGCTTCACCTTCGTCGCCGCCGACTTGAGGACCTGCCCGCTCACGGCACTGTTCCTGCAGGCCGACGCGGTCTTCCACCTCGCGGCGCTGCCGGGCGTCCGCAGCTCCTGGGGCGAGCGGTTTGCCGAGTACACCGCCTGCAACGTCTTCGCCACCGAGCGCGTGCTGGCCGCCTGCGAGGACGTCCGCGTTCCCCGGCTGGTCTACGCGTCCTCCTCCAGCGTCTACGGGACCACGAGCGGCGGCGCGACCGGCGAGGAGATCGTGCCGAACCCCGAGTCGCCGTACGCGATCAGCAAGCTTGCCGGCGAACAGCTCTGCCTGGCCCACGCGGGCAAGGCCACCTCCACCGTCACCGCGGTGGCACTTCGCCTGTTCACGGTCTACGGCCCTCGCCAGCGCGATGACATGCTGATCGGCCGCGCACTCACGGCGGCGCTCGGCGGCCCCGCCCTGAACCTCTACGGCGAGGGCAGCCAGCGCCGGGACTTCACCTACGTCGGGGACGTGGTCCGAGCCGCCATCGCCGCCGCGACCGCCCCGATCGGCACGACGGTCCTCAACATCGGTACCGGTGTTACCACCACCGTGCTGAACGTGCTGGCCGCCGTCGAGGAGCTGACCGGCCGACCCGTGCCAGTCAACCGGCTACCCACCCAGGCCGGCGACGTCGAGGCCACCCTCGCCGACAACTCCCGGGCGGTGGACCTCCTGGGCTGGAAGCCCCGCACCGCCCTCACCCAGGGCGTCTCGCGCCAGCTCGCCCACCTCAACGCCAACTCCCCGCAGCCCGTGGGCGCCTGAACGATCCTGCCCCGTCGTTCCCACCGGAGGAATCGTGTTCGTCACCACCGCGGACAGCGCGAACGCGCTGTTCACCCGTGCCGGCAAGGCCATCCTGAGCCAGGGCCGCAGCGTCGCACCGCGCGGCATGGCCACCGCCGAGCTCATGGGTGCCTACCTCAAGCTGACCAACCCGGCCGCCCGGATGGTCCACCTCGGCCCGTACCGGGTGCTGAACCCCGCGTTCGCCGCCGCCGAGACCGTGTGGATCCTCTCCG is part of the Kitasatospora setae KM-6054 genome and harbors:
- a CDS encoding NAD-dependent epimerase/dehydratase family protein — encoded protein: MEQKATPGRAPTRAVVTGAAGFIGSHLVDALLGEGATVIGVDRRDPRTDPGAASNLAGALDHPGFTFVAADLRTCPLTALFLQADAVFHLAALPGVRSSWGERFAEYTACNVFATERVLAACEDVRVPRLVYASSSSVYGTTSGGATGEEIVPNPESPYAISKLAGEQLCLAHAGKATSTVTAVALRLFTVYGPRQRDDMLIGRALTAALGGPALNLYGEGSQRRDFTYVGDVVRAAIAAATAPIGTTVLNIGTGVTTTVLNVLAAVEELTGRPVPVNRLPTQAGDVEATLADNSRAVDLLGWKPRTALTQGVSRQLAHLNANSPQPVGA